A single genomic interval of Asinibacterium sp. OR53 harbors:
- the lnt gene encoding apolipoprotein N-acyltransferase, protein MKRLRLLSLALLSGMLLIAAWPVSPLTPLIFIAWAPLLGIADQDIKRNPFFGYTFLTVLLWNTGTTWWIWNSTDVGTIAAILTNTLLMCLPWWGYHIFKKKYGRRLGYTALVCFWMLFEYIHFNWQLSWPWLTLGNAFALHPGWIQWYEYTGVAGGTLWVLIGNIWWYELFLSLRNNRRKTIRLSVLLITLFTISLNASWLLQPAENKTAAPGNVVIVQPNVDPYGKYAEGNEAAQVAQLVQLSESAIDTATRLLLWPETAMSAQEWQHRIKDNPFYQPVFALAARHPQLTILSGIDSYKSYGTTSSTLTARQAPDGTYYDAMNAAVVIKDGEPLQFYDKSKLVPGVESLPDFLHFMAPLFEKFGGTTGGYGRSAESSAFRVKGNPYITAPIICYESVYGEYVGTYVQKGANLLTIMTNDGWWGNTPGHRQHLQYARLRAIETRRWVARSANTGISAVIDPSGNIHETQPWDRAAVIKYNIPTSNTLTFYVRYGDYIYKTISLLALLLLAWHLLMWVKRKWSK, encoded by the coding sequence TTGAAAAGACTCCGTTTGCTCTCGCTGGCGCTGTTGTCAGGCATGCTGCTGATAGCTGCCTGGCCGGTATCCCCCTTAACACCGCTGATCTTTATTGCCTGGGCGCCCTTGTTGGGTATTGCTGACCAGGATATCAAACGCAATCCTTTCTTCGGCTATACTTTTCTCACTGTTCTTTTATGGAATACCGGCACCACCTGGTGGATATGGAATTCCACGGATGTGGGTACCATCGCCGCTATCCTTACCAATACCTTGCTCATGTGTTTGCCCTGGTGGGGTTATCACATTTTCAAGAAAAAATACGGTCGCCGCTTGGGTTATACAGCATTGGTTTGTTTTTGGATGCTGTTTGAATACATTCATTTCAACTGGCAATTGAGCTGGCCATGGTTAACATTAGGCAATGCATTTGCATTGCATCCGGGATGGATACAATGGTATGAATATACCGGCGTGGCAGGAGGAACTTTGTGGGTATTGATCGGCAATATTTGGTGGTACGAGTTATTTCTTTCGTTACGCAATAACAGGCGAAAAACCATCAGGCTTTCCGTGCTTCTTATTACTTTATTCACTATTTCACTGAATGCATCCTGGCTGTTGCAGCCTGCAGAAAATAAAACCGCTGCTCCCGGCAATGTTGTCATTGTTCAGCCCAATGTAGATCCTTACGGTAAATATGCAGAGGGCAATGAAGCGGCGCAAGTAGCACAACTGGTGCAGCTATCCGAATCTGCCATCGATACGGCTACACGATTACTGCTCTGGCCCGAGACAGCCATGAGCGCACAGGAATGGCAACACCGTATCAAGGATAATCCCTTTTATCAACCCGTTTTTGCATTAGCAGCCCGTCATCCTCAACTCACTATTCTTTCGGGTATCGACAGTTATAAAAGTTATGGGACTACTTCATCAACCCTCACCGCGCGGCAAGCACCCGATGGCACTTATTATGATGCGATGAATGCCGCAGTGGTAATCAAAGACGGAGAACCACTTCAATTCTATGATAAAAGCAAACTGGTTCCAGGGGTGGAATCACTACCTGACTTCCTGCATTTCATGGCGCCGCTCTTTGAAAAATTCGGCGGCACCACCGGTGGTTACGGACGTTCCGCTGAATCATCGGCATTCCGGGTAAAAGGTAACCCTTACATCACTGCTCCTATTATATGCTACGAAAGTGTTTATGGTGAATATGTAGGCACCTATGTACAGAAAGGCGCCAACCTGTTAACCATCATGACCAACGACGGATGGTGGGGCAATACGCCCGGGCACCGGCAACACCTGCAATATGCACGCTTACGCGCTATTGAAACACGCAGGTGGGTAGCCCGCAGCGCCAATACCGGCATCTCGGCTGTGATCGATCCTTCGGGGAATATTCATGAAACACAACCGTGGGACCGGGCGGCTGTTATTAAATACAATATCCCCACAAGCAATACACTGACCTTTTATGTGCGCTATGGCGATTATATCTACAAAACCATATCACTGCTTGCTTTGTTATTGCTTGCCTGGCACTTATTGATGTGGGTCAAAAGAAAGTGGAGCAAATAA
- a CDS encoding 1,4-dihydroxy-6-naphthoate synthase produces the protein MTLGFSPCPNDTFIFDALVNHKIDTEGLDFEVVLEDVQTLNEWALQGKLDISKISYGVLPLVLEQYVVLNSGGALGVGVGPLLIAKKAIDMANIDQLTVAIPGINTTAHILFSQAFPKAQNKSFRVFHEIEQLVLDETVDLGVIIHENRFTYQQKGLHKLMDLGEYWERQTKVPIPLGGIVVKRNMETALAEKIDTLIRKSIDYAFAHYPHLSDYIKQHAQEMSEKVMRQHIDLYVNNYSLYLGTDGKQAVQTLLDVYTRMNNTVTPANKAVFIS, from the coding sequence ATGACACTCGGTTTTTCTCCCTGCCCCAATGACACTTTTATTTTCGATGCCCTGGTCAATCACAAGATCGACACCGAAGGACTCGATTTTGAAGTAGTGCTGGAAGACGTGCAAACCCTCAACGAATGGGCTTTACAGGGAAAGCTGGATATTTCCAAGATCAGTTACGGCGTACTGCCCCTGGTGCTGGAACAATATGTGGTGCTGAACAGCGGTGGCGCATTGGGCGTAGGCGTAGGACCATTACTGATTGCCAAAAAAGCCATTGATATGGCCAATATTGACCAACTGACTGTAGCTATACCAGGCATCAATACCACTGCACATATTTTATTCTCACAGGCATTCCCCAAAGCCCAAAACAAATCATTCCGCGTATTCCATGAAATCGAGCAGCTGGTGCTCGACGAAACGGTTGACCTGGGTGTGATCATCCACGAGAACAGGTTTACTTACCAGCAAAAGGGATTGCATAAATTGATGGACCTGGGTGAATATTGGGAACGGCAAACAAAAGTGCCCATACCGTTGGGAGGTATCGTAGTAAAGCGCAATATGGAAACAGCGCTCGCTGAAAAAATCGACACGCTCATTCGCAAGAGTATTGATTATGCCTTTGCACATTATCCGCATTTATCTGATTATATCAAACAACATGCGCAGGAGATGAGCGAGAAAGTGATGCGGCAGCATATCGATCTCTATGTGAACAACTATTCTCTCTACCTGGGTACCGATGGCAAGCAAGCGGTACAAACATTACTGGATGTATATACCCGGATGAACAATACCGTTACTCCGGCAAACAAGGCCGTTTTTATTTCTTGA
- the mqnB gene encoding futalosine hydrolase: protein MRITITSATVGEWMPSFLQVNPLYTGQSHRLKLSFHQCGVGMLATAVSLSRLIAEEKPDLIIQAGIAGTFDTKTPLGKLVVVKDETLGDMGVQEDGRWKDIFDLRLEKSSYHPFEKRRLPNPWLPQFNLLKLPEVSAITVNEVTTCADRMEQLAKKYNPHTESMEGAALHYVCREANIPFIQVRAISNYVGERNKEHWKIKEAIDNLNEHLLKYIDKVYKIK from the coding sequence ATGCGCATCACCATCACTTCCGCTACCGTTGGGGAATGGATGCCCTCCTTTCTCCAGGTCAATCCCCTTTATACCGGGCAAAGCCACCGGCTGAAACTCAGTTTTCATCAATGTGGTGTGGGTATGCTGGCAACAGCGGTATCCTTATCGCGACTGATCGCGGAAGAAAAACCCGATCTGATCATACAGGCAGGTATTGCCGGCACTTTCGATACTAAAACCCCGTTGGGCAAACTGGTGGTTGTAAAAGACGAAACACTGGGTGATATGGGTGTGCAAGAAGATGGCCGATGGAAAGATATTTTCGATCTCAGGCTCGAAAAAAGCAGCTATCACCCTTTTGAAAAAAGAAGGCTGCCCAATCCCTGGCTGCCACAGTTCAACCTGCTGAAATTACCGGAGGTCAGCGCCATTACAGTGAATGAGGTTACCACATGTGCCGACAGGATGGAGCAGTTAGCAAAAAAATACAACCCGCATACCGAAAGCATGGAAGGCGCCGCACTGCATTATGTATGCAGGGAAGCGAATATTCCGTTCATACAGGTTAGGGCTATTTCCAATTATGTAGGCGAGCGTAACAAAGAGCACTGGAAGATCAAGGAAGCCATCGATAACCTCAACGAACATTTGTTGAAGTACATAGATAAGGTATACAAAATAAAATAA
- a CDS encoding 6-carboxytetrahydropterin synthase has protein sequence MVYLTRLEHFNAAHKLFNPAWSREKNEAVFGVCANENWHGHNYELFVTIKGHPDPDTGFLYDVKKLSVIIKEHVIDQLDHKNLNMDVDFMAGQLCSTENLAIGIWKQLQPHLPAQVKLHCIKLYETSRIYVEYFGE, from the coding sequence ATGGTGTACTTAACAAGGCTGGAACATTTTAATGCGGCCCATAAACTCTTTAATCCGGCCTGGAGCAGAGAAAAGAACGAAGCGGTATTCGGTGTTTGTGCCAACGAGAACTGGCATGGGCATAATTATGAATTATTTGTTACCATCAAGGGCCATCCCGACCCTGATACCGGTTTTTTGTATGATGTAAAAAAGCTGAGTGTGATCATCAAGGAGCATGTGATTGATCAACTGGATCACAAAAACCTGAACATGGATGTAGATTTCATGGCCGGCCAGTTGTGCAGTACTGAAAACCTGGCCATCGGCATCTGGAAACAGTTGCAACCACATTTACCGGCGCAGGTAAAGCTGCATTGTATTAAATTGTATGAAACTTCACGTATTTACGTGGAATATTTTGGCGAATAA
- a CDS encoding 6-carboxytetrahydropterin synthase produces the protein MNQKVAVFRKEHFNAAHRLHNPAWSKEKNDAEFGLCNNEHYHGHNYELVVKLVGVPDPATGYVMNLKDLSEIIREEVHTRFDHKNLNLDAVEFTNLNPTAENIAVVIYQLLRKRIPEHLELTVRLYETKRNFVEYPA, from the coding sequence ATGAACCAGAAAGTAGCCGTTTTCAGGAAAGAGCATTTCAACGCAGCGCACCGGTTGCATAACCCTGCCTGGAGTAAGGAAAAGAACGATGCGGAGTTCGGACTCTGCAACAATGAGCATTACCACGGGCATAATTATGAACTGGTGGTAAAACTGGTAGGTGTACCTGATCCGGCAACGGGTTATGTCATGAACCTGAAAGACCTCAGTGAGATCATACGTGAAGAAGTGCATACCCGGTTTGATCACAAAAACCTCAACCTTGATGCAGTGGAATTTACCAACCTGAATCCCACAGCAGAGAATATTGCAGTGGTGATCTACCAACTTTTGCGCAAGCGAATACCTGAACACCTGGAACTAACAGTCAGGTTGTATGAAACCAAAAGAAATTTCGTGGAATATCCCGCCTGA
- the folE gene encoding GTP cyclohydrolase I FolE, whose product MAYSKKEHYDEHTTEKLIKHYHGVLENLGEDPEREGLLKTPERVAKAMQFLTQGYHLDAKSIIHSARFKEEVNEMIIVKDIELYSMCEHHMLPFFGKAHIAYIPNGWITGLSKLARVVDVYSRRLQVQERLTTQILEAIKESLNPLGVAVVIEAKHLCMMMRGVQKQNSVTTTSAFDGEFMKNPTRSEFLKLISTKLD is encoded by the coding sequence ATGGCCTACTCAAAAAAAGAGCATTACGACGAACATACTACAGAGAAACTGATCAAACATTATCATGGCGTGCTGGAGAACCTGGGTGAAGATCCCGAGCGGGAAGGATTGTTGAAAACTCCTGAGCGTGTAGCCAAAGCCATGCAGTTCCTTACCCAGGGCTACCACCTTGATGCCAAGAGCATCATTCATTCTGCCCGTTTCAAAGAAGAAGTGAATGAAATGATTATTGTAAAAGATATTGAGCTCTATTCCATGTGTGAGCACCACATGCTGCCCTTTTTCGGTAAAGCGCATATTGCTTATATCCCCAATGGATGGATCACTGGCTTAAGCAAGCTGGCCAGGGTAGTAGATGTATATTCGCGCCGTTTGCAAGTACAGGAGCGGCTTACCACGCAGATACTCGAAGCGATCAAAGAATCATTGAACCCGTTGGGCGTGGCAGTTGTAATTGAAGCCAAACATTTGTGTATGATGATGCGCGGCGTGCAGAAACAGAACTCGGTAACCACTACTTCCGCTTTCGATGGAGAATTCATGAAGAACCCCACAAGAAGTGAGTTCCTGAAACTCATCAGCACAAAGCTGGATTAA
- the fabD gene encoding ACP S-malonyltransferase → MKHAYVFPGQGSQFSGMGKNLYESNAVAKDLFEQANAILGFRISDIMFTGTDEALKQTNVTQPAVFLHSVIAYRAIENARPDMVAGHSLGEFSALVANGVLQFEDALKLVSIRAQAMQKACALTPSTMAAVLALDDAKVEEICAAVQTETGEVVVAANYNCPGQLVISGSIKGIDIACERMKAAGAKRALVLPVGGAFHSPLMLPAKEELAAAIESTVFHTANCPVYQNVVARAVTDTAEIKKNLIDQLTGAVRWTQSVQSMLADGAVRFTEVGPGKVLQGLVQKIHKDAQVDGIS, encoded by the coding sequence ATGAAGCATGCTTATGTTTTTCCAGGTCAGGGTTCCCAATTTTCCGGAATGGGAAAAAATTTATACGAGAGCAATGCTGTTGCAAAAGATTTGTTTGAACAGGCGAATGCCATTCTGGGCTTTCGCATCAGTGATATCATGTTCACCGGCACCGATGAAGCATTGAAGCAAACCAATGTTACACAGCCGGCGGTATTCCTGCATTCAGTGATAGCCTACCGCGCTATTGAAAATGCGCGTCCCGATATGGTAGCGGGTCATTCATTGGGAGAATTTTCTGCATTAGTGGCCAATGGTGTACTGCAGTTTGAAGATGCATTGAAGCTGGTAAGTATCCGTGCGCAAGCCATGCAGAAAGCCTGCGCGTTAACACCTTCTACGATGGCGGCTGTGCTGGCGCTCGATGACGCCAAAGTAGAAGAGATCTGCGCCGCTGTGCAGACAGAAACCGGTGAAGTAGTGGTGGCTGCGAATTACAACTGCCCCGGCCAGTTGGTCATCAGCGGTTCCATAAAAGGTATCGACATTGCCTGTGAGCGTATGAAAGCTGCAGGCGCTAAGCGTGCACTGGTATTGCCGGTAGGCGGCGCTTTCCATAGTCCGTTGATGCTCCCCGCCAAAGAAGAGCTGGCTGCTGCCATTGAATCAACGGTTTTCCATACAGCTAACTGTCCGGTTTACCAGAATGTGGTAGCCAGGGCTGTAACTGATACGGCTGAGATCAAAAAGAACCTGATTGATCAATTAACAGGCGCCGTTCGCTGGACACAAAGTGTACAGTCCATGCTAGCCGATGGAGCTGTGCGTTTTACAGAAGTTGGTCCGGGAAAAGTGTTGCAGGGATTGGTACAAAAAATACACAAAGATGCGCAGGTAGACGGGATCAGTTAA
- a CDS encoding GNAT family N-acetyltransferase, translated as MVAIHIRRAVRSDCKRLLELVSELAVYEKAPQEVTVTLEHFEESGFGEKPVWWAFVAEINGKVEGFALYYIRFSTWKGQCLYLEDFLVTEKLRGLGAGTLLFDRVIAEAKEKGFSRMVWQVLEWNQPAINFYKKYNAQLDGEWMNGILDF; from the coding sequence ATGGTAGCCATTCATATCAGAAGAGCAGTAAGATCGGATTGTAAAAGATTATTAGAACTGGTGAGCGAGCTTGCAGTGTACGAGAAAGCGCCACAGGAAGTAACGGTTACACTGGAACATTTCGAAGAAAGTGGTTTTGGTGAAAAGCCCGTATGGTGGGCCTTTGTAGCCGAGATCAACGGCAAAGTGGAAGGATTCGCACTCTATTATATACGCTTCAGCACCTGGAAAGGGCAATGCCTTTACCTCGAAGATTTTTTAGTGACAGAAAAACTGCGCGGACTCGGCGCAGGCACCCTGCTGTTCGATCGTGTCATTGCCGAAGCCAAAGAAAAAGGTTTCAGCAGGATGGTATGGCAAGTACTGGAATGGAATCAACCTGCCATCAATTTTTATAAGAAATACAATGCACAGTTGGATGGAGAATGGATGAACGGGATCCTCGATTTTTAA
- a CDS encoding PLP-dependent aspartate aminotransferase family protein translates to MSEPFNLTGISSVAMHTAGHNNAEHAHLTPIYATSTFTFDTAQEGMERFLGSDKTRIYSRWGNPTFTAAEETIAALEAFGLKDEQGNPLQLKALLHASGQAAMATLFLSNLKAGDTVLSHYSLYGGTYELMHKVLGQTGVNIRIVDMRDLNEVADAIKRDNTIRLVHIETPANPTIQCVDIEAVTRIAKEKHLLVSVDNTFASPYLQQPFKYGVDFVFHSTTKFLNGHGTAIGGVLLGKDLEKMKTNVWKWHVLLGGNSNPFDAFLLSQGLKTLELRMERHCANAMEVAGFLAAHPAVAHVNYTGLTSHPDHAVSQKQMKHPGALMSYELKGGIEAGKQFIDRLQMCVRAVSLGTVDTLISHPASMSHVGVAREERLKYGITDGLIRMSVGIENIADILNDLDQALKLH, encoded by the coding sequence ATGAGTGAACCATTTAACCTCACAGGCATCAGTTCCGTTGCCATGCACACTGCCGGGCACAACAATGCGGAGCATGCCCACCTTACTCCTATCTACGCCACTTCTACTTTTACTTTCGATACGGCGCAGGAAGGGATGGAACGTTTCCTGGGCAGTGATAAGACCAGGATCTACAGCCGTTGGGGTAACCCCACGTTTACGGCAGCAGAAGAAACCATTGCAGCCCTGGAAGCATTCGGATTGAAGGATGAACAAGGGAATCCCTTGCAATTGAAAGCATTGCTGCATGCGAGCGGACAAGCTGCTATGGCTACCCTGTTCCTAAGCAATCTCAAAGCAGGCGACACTGTTTTATCGCATTACTCTTTATATGGCGGCACTTATGAGTTGATGCATAAGGTATTGGGACAAACCGGTGTCAACATCCGCATCGTAGACATGCGCGATCTCAACGAAGTGGCCGATGCAATCAAAAGAGATAATACCATCAGGCTGGTGCATATCGAAACACCTGCCAACCCAACCATACAGTGCGTGGATATAGAAGCCGTAACACGCATCGCCAAAGAAAAGCACCTGCTGGTTTCGGTTGACAATACTTTTGCGTCCCCTTATCTTCAGCAACCTTTCAAATACGGAGTAGATTTTGTATTTCATTCCACCACCAAATTCCTCAATGGCCATGGCACTGCTATTGGCGGGGTTTTGTTGGGGAAGGACCTGGAAAAGATGAAAACAAACGTATGGAAATGGCATGTACTGTTGGGCGGCAACAGCAACCCATTCGATGCATTCCTGCTAAGCCAGGGACTCAAGACCCTGGAGTTACGCATGGAAAGGCATTGTGCCAATGCTATGGAAGTAGCAGGTTTTCTGGCTGCTCACCCGGCGGTGGCCCATGTGAACTACACAGGACTTACTTCACATCCCGATCATGCCGTTTCTCAAAAACAAATGAAACATCCCGGCGCCCTCATGAGTTATGAATTGAAGGGCGGCATCGAAGCCGGCAAACAATTCATCGACCGTTTACAAATGTGCGTGCGCGCCGTTTCATTGGGAACTGTTGATACATTAATATCTCACCCTGCCAGCATGAGCCATGTAGGTGTTGCAAGAGAAGAACGGCTTAAATATGGTATTACCGATGGATTGATACGCATGAGCGTGGGTATTGAAAATATAGCGGATATCCTCAACGACCTCGACCAGGCTTTAAAACTTCACTAA
- a CDS encoding beta-ketoacyl-ACP synthase III, giving the protein MKTTAAITAVGGYVPKDKLTNFDLEKMVETNDEWIRTRTGIEERRILKEPGKGSSDMAVPAIEEILRKKNLDPKEIDCVICATVTPDMVFPATANIICDKIGATNAWGYDMSAACSGFIYALTTGAMYIESGRFKKVIVVGVDKMSAIIDYTDRATCIIFGDGAGAVLLEPATDENGVKDSILRSDGSGRHHLHMKAGGSVKPATVETVLAKEHFAYQEGQAVFKFAVKGMADVSAELMERNQLTGDDVAWLVPHQANLRIIDATANRMGLPKEKVMINIQRYGNTTAATIPLCLWEWESRLKKGDNVVLAAFGGGFTWGATLIKWAYNTPS; this is encoded by the coding sequence ATGAAGACTACAGCAGCTATTACCGCAGTAGGCGGTTATGTTCCCAAAGACAAGCTCACCAATTTCGACCTGGAGAAAATGGTGGAAACCAATGATGAATGGATCCGTACCCGTACCGGTATTGAAGAAAGAAGGATTTTAAAAGAGCCCGGCAAAGGCAGCAGTGATATGGCCGTTCCCGCCATTGAAGAGATATTGCGTAAAAAGAACCTCGACCCCAAAGAGATCGATTGTGTGATCTGTGCCACCGTAACGCCCGATATGGTATTCCCGGCTACTGCAAATATTATCTGCGACAAGATCGGTGCCACCAATGCCTGGGGCTACGATATGAGCGCCGCCTGCAGCGGGTTCATCTATGCCCTTACCACCGGTGCCATGTACATAGAAAGTGGTCGTTTTAAGAAAGTGATCGTGGTGGGGGTAGACAAAATGAGTGCCATCATCGATTATACCGATCGTGCCACCTGCATTATTTTTGGCGATGGCGCCGGCGCTGTATTGCTGGAGCCTGCCACAGATGAGAACGGTGTCAAGGACAGCATCCTCAGAAGTGATGGCAGCGGTCGTCATCACCTGCACATGAAAGCAGGCGGATCGGTAAAACCAGCCACCGTAGAAACCGTGCTGGCCAAAGAACATTTCGCTTACCAGGAAGGACAAGCCGTTTTCAAATTCGCTGTTAAAGGCATGGCCGACGTGAGCGCCGAACTGATGGAACGTAACCAACTGACCGGCGACGATGTTGCCTGGCTGGTGCCTCACCAGGCCAACCTGCGCATCATCGATGCAACGGCCAACCGCATGGGACTACCAAAGGAAAAAGTAATGATCAATATCCAGCGCTATGGTAATACTACCGCTGCCACTATCCCGCTCTGTTTATGGGAATGGGAAAGCCGCCTCAAAAAAGGCGACAATGTTGTATTAGCAGCATTTGGTGGTGGATTTACCTGGGGAGCCACCCTCATAAAATGGGCTTATAATACACCCTCTTAA
- the ruvA gene encoding Holliday junction branch migration protein RuvA — MIAFVRGQFVVKTPARIVVDVNGVGYDLQVSLNTYAAISNKESGLLFTYLHITENAHTLYGFAELAEKELFLQLISVSGVGATTARMMLSGMKPEEITRAIILGNTRQLESIKGIGKKSAERLIVELKDKLGKQALQGPAMAGMPHSVDADAVHALVALGIGRPMAEQAVKKTMGSLAADASLETIIKEALKNL, encoded by the coding sequence ATGATAGCTTTTGTAAGAGGACAGTTTGTGGTAAAAACACCTGCCAGGATAGTGGTGGATGTGAATGGCGTAGGATACGACCTGCAGGTGAGCCTTAATACTTATGCGGCCATCAGCAATAAGGAGAGCGGCCTGCTGTTTACTTACCTGCATATTACCGAAAATGCCCATACCTTGTATGGTTTCGCCGAACTGGCAGAGAAGGAATTGTTCCTGCAACTCATCAGTGTGTCGGGCGTGGGGGCCACTACGGCCAGGATGATGTTATCGGGCATGAAGCCCGAGGAGATCACCCGGGCCATTATACTAGGCAACACCCGGCAGTTGGAAAGTATCAAAGGGATAGGAAAGAAGTCGGCAGAAAGGCTGATCGTGGAGTTGAAAGATAAATTGGGCAAGCAGGCGCTGCAAGGGCCTGCTATGGCAGGTATGCCTCATTCCGTTGATGCGGATGCGGTGCACGCACTGGTAGCCCTGGGTATCGGAAGACCGATGGCGGAACAGGCAGTTAAAAAAACAATGGGTTCTCTGGCGGCTGATGCATCCCTGGAAACCATCATCAAAGAAGCACTCAAAAACCTATAG